The window GCTAGATACAGTGGTAGATGAAGagaaagacaaagaagaagaccaGAAAGATGCTGTCCTTAAAAACCTCAACCAAGACCTTTCTCCTAACTCGCTGACCAGTCACATGGCCATAATGCACTCGCGCAATTCCTGCAAGACTCTGAAATGCCCCAAGTGTAACTGGCACTATAAGTCTCAGCACACCCTACAAGTCCACATGAAGGAGAAACATCCCGAGACAggaggtcagtgtgtgtgtggcgtCTCTgcggggaagtgtgtgtgtggtggtgcaaCACGAGACGTATGTGCCTACTGTAGTTCGGGGAAACCCCATCCTCGTTTGGCCCGAGGTGAGACCTACGCCTGCGGCTATAAGCCTTACCGCTGCAAGGTGTGTGACTACGCCACGTCATCGAAAGGCAACCTCAGCATACACATGCAGTCCGATAAACATCTTAACAACGTTCAAAGTGGGGGGCATGCAAATGGCCCCGTGCACGCTTCTCTCATTACCAACAACAGCTCCTCCAACGGTCAAGCAGCAGATGAGCAGCATTACAACAAGCTTCCACTCTCTGTTGCATCACCGACCGCTCAGCCCAACAAGGTCCCACCACCTGCACACTCCCACTCTCATGGTAAACGGTGGCGGTGCGACGTGTGTGACTATGAGACCAGCATTGCGCGCAATCTGCGCATACACACCACCAGCGAGAAACACACGCATAACATGCTACGGCTTCAGAGGGGTTACTATCTGTCTCAGTGCAGGAGTCTTGCTCCACATCTCAAACACCTGCAAAACCCAGGTTAGTCACACGCCACGTGATGTTTCAGTGTCTATTTTAATAAAGTGTGACTTTGGTTAATTGTATTACTTCATTTTAGGTGCTGAGCTTTCCTTGAGCATGCGTTTGGCCAGTCAACAGGTCGCAGAACAACAACCAGTAACCTTTGGGTCAACTCTCACTCCATCCCCCTCCCCCTCTCCCTCGCCTCCTCCAGCTCCATCTTTGTCCCCTAACGGACCCCTCTCCCAGGGTGTGTTCCAATGCCTCGTCTGCTCATGCTTTTCATCTGACAGCTTAGAGTCTGTAGAGCAGCACTTGAATGCTTCCCGCTCATTGCCCCAGTCAGAGTGGTGCTCCCTTGTCGCGGGTGGTTGTCACTGCAGGCTGTGTGGATACACCACCCCGCTGAGGGCTAACTTCTCCTTGCACTGCCAGACTGATAGACACCGCACCCGCTACCAGCTTGCTGCTCACCTCCAGGAGGGCGGAGACAGGGGTCAAGAGGGGGCTGCCCTCATTGCTAAGGGCAACCCTGTCCAGCTGCGGTGCAACCTGTGTGATTTTGTAACCAGCAGTCTGGAGAAGCTACAGGGGCATTCCCTCACTTCACAGCATGAAGCGAGCATCCGGGTTTACCGAGTAAGAAACACAAAATCTCAACAAAACAGTTGTCTTTGAACCTTTAAGCAATACGTTCTTATGATTTAATTTTTCCCATCCTAGTTTTTATTTAATATCCTTGTTTACTTTCTTGATTTCAGTTCTTGCAGCAGTATGATGGTGAGGTAGATGGAGGTTCGTGGCTGTTCCATTGCCTTCTATGCAACCACTCCTCTTCATCTAAACTGCAAGTACTAAAACACAGCCAAACTTCGGCCCATCAGCAGAGGGAAGGGCTACTGCAACTGCAGCCAATGGGTGGGGAGGAACTGGCTGCCATTTTCACCATCAGAAAAAGCCCAGATGGCGTCACGGGTGAGAATATGAACCGTGTGGGCGCAAGCGATTGCATGTTCCACGTGGTTGCTGACATCAAAGAGAGGACGGAGGATTAAGATGAAAAGAGTGAGAAAAGGAGCGATGGGGGTTGGTTGGGTATTGATCAAGCAAAGTGATTAGTCGATACACATCCTTGTTGTATCCCCAATCACCCCTGACAACAGCTAACTAGCACCTGCTAATCAATGCGCTAATACAAATCCCCTGGACAAGGATGGTGGGAGGTGGATGCTGCTCCACACCGTTCAAGATAAAACGGAGTATCGTCTGGAGTGGGCGAAGTGTGTAACGCATAAAACGAGCAGCTCAACGCTTCATTTGTAAATTAAATCTATCCTTCGATTCGATTCTCTTCAAATTAAGACTTATTTAGACTAACTCGTGTGTTGTGAGTCCATATTACTTCCACTCCGCCTCTTAGGGAATCTAATGCAGAATCAATATGTGATCAATAGCGTATGGAGACGAGCGAGACGAATTAAGTGTGGTTCAAATACTTTGAACGTCCTTATCTTGAGTATAAAAGGCACCGCATTCAGCATGATAGTTTGTTAGAGAGTATTGCATGAATCATGATGTTTACATATTGTGATTGCTCATCTTGTCTTGTTCTAGATGAGCTTATTGAGGACATGGAGACTTCCAGTGTTAGCAGCACTGATCCTTTGGACACCACCAAAGACACGAGTAACGTGGGAGAAAAGATTTCTGAGGAGACAGGTATTACAACTTAAAACATGTATTCACCACAGTAATAATTGGGTTATATTACATAGTAATTATAAGTGTTTTAAATAATTGCTTATCTTTtaataaagaaaaaacaaaggCAGAGGAAGGAGAAAAGGAAGAGTCTTTACCCTCGTTAAAGCGTCCATCCCCAGGATGTGGGGAAATGGATGACTCCATTGTAACCAAACGTCCAAGAACACACCAGCAAAATGAGAACCAGCAGGTGAGCATCTGACACaatattttaaatatttcatTGTGTCCATTTTTAAAATTTACTTATTCATTTTTCCCATTTCTCTCTTTTAGACTGTCCAGTGCCCTTTGTGCCAGGTTAAACTCGCGCACACACACCTTCGACAGCATCTCACACACGTGCACAATGTGGCGCAAGACTGCGTAGACAAGCTCATCAGTGCGGTTAGTGTGTGCAGCCGTGTCTTGGTAGCATTTGTTGTGTTTTGCTTTCATTGAGAACTAAAATAAAATGTGAAGGCGAAGCGATGGGGGATGGGGGAGAGTGAAATGTAGGGAGACAATTCCATTAAGAAGGCACCAGAGAGAAAGGCGGCGCTTTTTCTAATGCATGTTTAAGTAGCTGCTCGCTATCATCTTTGATGCAGCCGTGCattctgtgtgtgcgtgtacgcACGTCTTTTAGAGTGGAAGGAGAGTAggtttgagtgagtgagtgtaggAAAAGCCAGTCTTTCTATAATGCATGTTTAAGTAGCCCTCTATTACCAGAAGTGCAGTCAAGCTAAAAAGGGGCCTCTATGCTTTCTACTGTGTCTCTCCAACTAACAATGACCGGTCATCTATCCACATCACCATCCTCCATCTCCCTAGCCTGTATGCTAAGTGGCCTTTGTCTCTTGGTCTCTTGCCTCCACTTCACTGACTGCTTTTCACCCTTTCCCCCCTTTGCTGTCCCTccctctgtccccccccccctgctCCTATCACTTCTTTTTTGCTATTTCTGTCCTGCCCCTTACCTTCGGTCTCACCCAAGCTCTCAGTTTCTTACcccttccctttgctcgccatcaTCCTACAGAGCAGTTTTTTTGCCCCTCACGTCCGCTCTCTCTTTTTCATATTCTGCACTCTTTAGCCCCCATCCTCCCTCCTTCCACTCTTACCCCCTCCCTCACTCACTCTGATAGTAATTGAGGTTCATTAATTCAGACTGAGGTGATGATGGCCATTATGTACCTTGCTTTCCAATTATGCTCTCTAGATTAAGTCTGACCTTCAGTTTTctctgcagtgtgtatgtgcggttGTTCTTCTCTTTTGCTGCAATGAAGCTGTTACGCAGAGAAGACTCTTGTCATGTAAATCTCATCTTtggctctctgtcctttcctcggGGTGGCTAGCTGTTTGCATAGATATGCTATTTACTTTCATTGCTCGAAGCTGCTGGCATGGATGTTTTCTTTATGAagaattattttaaataaattaataattcAGCTCAGTAAAGTTTTATTAAACCCTGGAGGCACGTTGGAGGGTTGGTACAACTGAAGGGCAGACCCTCATATCCCAACCATGTATTCTGATTAGGAAACGGATGTGTCTTGCTGATTGTACTCATACATGCAGGTCTGAGATATAACAATGCACAGTTTTACTGTACAAATAACTATGTTTTATTCAGAACACTGAATAAAGGAAGCACTGTGATAgagatatttgtttttaattgtgaaacaaatgaaaataaaaagaataaactGATGACAGCTGACAGACTGACTGGtgcattttttttcttccagGTTACACCATCTTTAGAACAAGCCCAGCCTCCATCAGAGTCGCAGCTTCAGGCAGATTTACTTCTAGATGACATCCAGAAAAAGAAAATTACAAAGAATAACAACTGTTCCTACTCTGCAGATTCAAATGCCTCAGCGGATTCACCGAAAAATAAAGGTTggtagaaaaacaacaaaaaaaaaaaccaaaaaagaaAACTCccctctgtttgttttatgccataaagaaaaaaataacttttcTTGTTGAACTTCATAAATATCTCAAATGTACGTTCACAATTTTGTACATTTTACAGGAGTCTTGGTGGAGAATGCTGATGGAGACATAGCCACACCCAAAGATGTCACAGCTCTTCTCACCCCACCCCTAGAAGACAACAACACTCATCCCTTCAATGGCACACTGGCTCTTCAGTCCCCGACTCAGACGCCTCCCTCCTCTCCACCTACCTCCCCACCCAGTGATCCCCTCCCATTTTCTGATCGTCATGGTTACCGTTTCCGTTGCAGCAGGTGCAGTTTAGCATTCCCCACTCAGAAGAAGCTCCAGCTGCACTGGCAGTACCATGCCATGAGGGCGGCGACAGAGTGCCCCCTTTGTTCTAGACAATGTCGCAGTCAGGAAGCCCTGCAGAGACACATGCAAAACGCCCACTCACAGCAGGACAACACGCAGGGACAGAGCACACTCTTGCCACATCCCACTGTGCAATACATGGAGCATAGTACGAATTCAGTTCAGCAGGACTTTACTTTATCACCTCAAGTGGGTCAAGAAGCAGGAGAGGATGATGATGCGGAGCTAGACGAAGAAGTTTTGGGCATAGACGAAAGGGAGGAGCAAAAAGAGGTTGATATTAAAGAGAAGGAAGGGGCCTCGGAAGTTGGTGGAGTCGATGAGAATTTAACTGATCTTGATAAAGGGACACATGAGGAGATTGTATCAGAACCTATTTCCAGCTCAGCTGTCAAAAAGAGCTCTAACCCCACAATGGATCGTTATCTAGATCCATCCAGACCTTATAAATGTGCCATATGTTCAGAGTCCTTTACCCAGAAAACAATTCTTCTGGTCCATTATAATTCTGTGTCCCACCTCCATCGGGCCAGACGAGCCCTGCAAGATTCTGGTGCAAGTGCTGCAGCCCCAGAAACACCACGTGGCCCTGATGCTAGACCCTATCGCTGCCGGCTGTGTGGAGTGGGTTACAGTCAGAGTTCTACACTGGACATACATCTTCGCTCAGTTCTTCATCAGACTAGAGCACGAGCTGCCCAGAACTCCACACAGCAGAGCTCTGCATCAACTTTAGCTGTTCCAACGTCAACACCCACCACTTCTGCCCAGGCTGCCACCTCCAAAGAAGAAACATCCAAAAGTTTGTCTGTGGCCAAGAAACTAAATGGAGTAAGCTGTTCAACTTCTTCAGTAGTGAGCCTTGGCTTATTAGCTGAAACTCAGCCACCTCTCTCTGATCCAATAGATTCCCAGCAGGCAAAAAAGAAAGTGGCAGAGCTTCTAGCATCAAGAAATCAGCTAATgctactgcagcagcagcagcaaataGCCCAAGCCCAAGCACAGGTACAGGCACAGCTCCAGCAGCAGACCGCATTGCTCCAATCCCAAGCAATCCACTCCTTAAGCCCAGAGAACCTCCTCAAACAGCACTTCTCATTGGTGCCTGACAACCTACTCTCTCTTCAACAGCAACTTCTTCTACCATTTTACCTGTCAGGGGATGTAAAGCTAAACCCAGATTTAACTATTAAGAGCTCCGATTTTGGTCACCTAGTATCTCTGAGCTCACTTCTAAAGGAACAGGTGAAGGCAGAGGCTAAAACCGAGTCCCATGCAGATGGCAAAGAAACCAAGAAACCTTGCTCAAAGTCGTCTGTTAACCAACCATTGGATCTTTCACAGAATGAAGACACTGTTGATGTGTGCAGTGGATCCTCCAATGAGCAGAAgggaaaagaacattttaattcTGGTTCTGAGGAGGACAAAGAGGATGTACACAATAGTGATCAAAACAAAAATTTGAAGACGGAAACAGTTTCTTCCTCCTTTGCTGTTCCTCGATCACAGTGTCCTCCTCCCAGAGTGCCCTATGCTGCTGCAAATGGGGAGCCTCTCAAAGCGTTGCTCCAGAGTTACGGCTACGAGATGGCGTTGCAATATttacagagcagacacagacaccAGCAGCAGATACTACCACCTGTTAGTTTATGTAAAATAACAATGTGCTCTCAAATCAAAAGGGATGGTTTTAGTCAGCTGCAGAAAGAAAAGTTAGAAGActgtaacaacaataataaaggaGTGGAAGAGAATGAGGAGAAAAAGGTGACTGAAAATGAGCCACCAGCAAAGCAAGAGAAAAAATGCTGCGAGACCGGAGAAAAGTGTCGAGACTGTGGCAAGTTGTTTTCAGATGCGTTGATTTTAAAAAGCCACCAAGAGTACATTCACAGAACTCTGTTCCCCACTGCCGCTCTGGAGAAGTTTTCCAGAGAATATAGACTACAATACGATCAGATGTATCCCATTGCTGAGTCTAAATCTGTGGAAAATTTAAATGCTTGCACACAAGCTTCAGCTCCAACCTCAACCCCAGACAAATGCACAGAACAAGAACCCACAACAGAATCGATGAAATCTCAAGGGAAGAGCCTTGAATCCCCACCTCTGCTGTCAGTTTCAGACTCCATTGCAAAAGTAAATGATACCACTCAATGTTTGAAAAATACTCCTGGTGCTTCTTCTCAGTCTTCCTCTTCTCAACCACAAGAACCTCAACAACAAGAGGCACCAGTTCCAGGCTCATCCACTACAGCTTTGTCTCAAATCACAACCCCTCTAACGCTTCCTTTACCTAAACTACCTATGCTTCCTTTGTCTTTGCCTCAGCTTCCCTTACCCCCCTTAACCATACCCAAGCTTCCACTTCCACCAATTCCTTTTCCAATGGAGTTACCGCTCCTCCCTCCAGTTGTGATGCAATCTATGGCTCTCCAGACTCAACCTTGGCTGGATTCAAGTATAAACCCCGAGCTGGCAAAACTCTATCAGGCTCAGCTAAATCCAGCACTACTTGGACAACAACCACAGCTTAGCCCTGCTTTGCTTGCTCCGCAATCTCAGCCCAGCCCTGCTTTGTTAGGCCCTCCGCCACAACTTAGCCCTACTTTGTTGAACCATTCAACCCAGCCAACACAAACCGGACAGCAAAGTCAAATCAGCCCAAGCATTCCTGAACAACAGCAAGGTAAAAGAACCCGAACAAGAATCTCTGAAGAGCAGCTGTCTGTTCTTAAAAACCACTTTGATATAAATAGTCTTCCTAGTGATGAAGAAATCAACAAGATGTCCGCTCTGTCAGGACTGCCTCACAAAGTAATTAAACACTGGTTCCGCAACACGCTGTTTAAAGAGCGCCAGAGAGACAAGGATTCCCCTTACAATTTTAATAATCCCCCAACCACTGCCCTGGAGGAGTCCAGGGAGGATGTATCAAAAAAACAGTGTTTGACACTTTCCCCATGTTCACCGTCTCCAGGCCTGACAACCAACGCTTCGCCACCATCGCAACCAGTAGGAGAGCACCACAGAGGCAGACGGTCTTCCAGAACCCGCTTTACCGAGCAACAGCTAGAAACACTTCAGGGGGTGTTTGAAGCCACTCCTTACCCCAGAGAGGAGGAATACGACAGGTTGTCTGCTCTTTTGTCCCTTCCTAATAGAGTGATTGTTGTATGGTTCCAAAATGCAAGGCAGAGAGCCCGCAAAAATCAAGACCGTGGAGCGGATGATGGATTGGACGGGAAGAACCAGCTTGACAATATAGACGGGGAGAAAAATGGCTCTTCTAAGACTGATGTTAATAATCAGGACAACAACTATGAGAATGAAGGACAAGCTGACTCCCAGAATGAAAACTCTATGGATCTGACTTATGAATATTACACCCACCCTGATTCACCTGCCCTTGATTCTTCCACTTACTCAGAAAGTGAGCATACAACACCGGGAAATGAACAAACGTCCACTGCAAGGAAGCAAGAAGACATAGTATCTTGTCAGGCGAACAGTAACCCAGCTCCTGTTCATACTCGAAACAAAGTTTTAGACACCGACATCCACCAGAAGGGAACTTCTCAGCCTACTGAATCAGGGTCTTGTCAGCAACCTGCAAGTCCACCAGAAAAACATCCAACCCTTATTGCCTCCTCTTCGCAAAAGACACTCTCCCCCATTTCGTCTGTGTCTCGTTCTGACCAGAGGAGTGCACACAGTCCGGATTGTGACCAATCTTTTGAAAAAGTTGCTGAGTCCTTGCCAAGCCCGCCCTCTTCTTTGGAGTCTGAAGAAATTCCCACTCGGTTGACTGATGCCACGGCTTGCCTCTTCACTGAGACCCAGCCACAGCTCAAAGCCCAGGCTCAGTTCCAGTGTAGTCTCTGCCCATTGTCCTTGCCATCATTCCAACTTTGGCAAGAACACCAAACCCGACACCTCCTAGCTGCCCAGTCTCAAGTACAGCTCTTTCACCAGGGATTCACAGACCGAACCATGCCTTACATGATGCTTCATCCTAACCACACCTTAATGGCCAGCCAAATGCTGTCAGGGGCTATGTCCCAGATACCCCCCAATCCCACACATCCCATGATTTCACACTTGAACAACATACAAATGAAAAGCACATTCTCAGATCCCTCAATTAGCCCCCTTAACAATTCACTGACCACCTTAAAGCAGAGTACAAAACATGCATCTGAGAACAGTAGTGAAGGGCAAAGGGGAAACAGGGAAATTGAAGATGAACACAGACGGGATAAACGTCAGAGAACTACCATCACTCCAGAACAGCTTGAAGTGTTGTATCAGCGCTATAGTTTAGACTCAAACCCCACAAGAGGAGTCCTCGAAAGCATTGCACGAGATGTGGGTCTCACAAGACGTGTGGTTCAGGTACAGTTGAAATGACAAAACAGCAAATTCCTTTTGATTTAATctgttttattaaacaaaaaaaatctttattttccAGGTATGGTTTCAGAATACACGAGCAAGAGAGCGAAAAGGACAGTTTCGGTCCGTAGGACCAGGAACGAGTTTTACCTTAGGCCTGAACCATCTTCGCTGCCCTTTCTGCAGGGCTCTCTTCAAAGTAAAGAGTGCTCTTGATGCCCATATAAGGTCCCGCCACTGGGCGGAGGCTGAAAGAGCAGGCTACAACCTATCAGTAGGCAGTGGATCCAATGGACAGACTGTGATGGCGATGTCATCTGTTATGGAAAGACCAGGTCCATCCATTTCCTCCAAGTCCATTCCAAATCCTGGTTATGAAATCACCAACAAAGATTTGACTATGAAGCTACCGGTGGCATCTTTGTCTTCATCCATAATGGTAAAAAACCATGAAGAGAATGTTGAATATGAGGAAGATGATGAGGACTTCCCATGCGAAGATAGTTCAAGTATGACCGACCAAGGTTTGCCCAGTCCTGGAGTATCTGGGGATCTCTGCTCAGATTGGAGTGAAACTctaacgcagcagcagcagcagcagcgtcaaAGGACACAAATGAGCCACTTCCAGGTACTCCAGCTCAAAGACTTCTACAGGAACCACCGCACACCAAACCGCCTTGAGTGTGAAAGACTTGGCCGGGAGTTGGGTCTTCCTCCCCGTGTGGTACAGGTAACATCGAAGCCATTTAAAGGAATGAATACTTAAGATGTCAAACGTTATGCACTATACTCAGTAACATAAACCCTTTTTACaggtttggttccagaatgccagAGCGAAGGAGAAAAGGGCCAGGAGCCTGACCTCCGACTCTGCAGAGCGGGAGCAGGCTGATCTGTCAGCAGGTGCGGTGGAGAGAGACAGAGCGTAGAAAGGCAGACTGCTTCCTTCAAATATGCTCCCACCAAAATGATTTCTCCAACTGCTGTTCATCTTCACAAATACCCTGCCTACTTGCTGCCAAACCAATAACCTGAACACCCCAAAGACGCAGAGCTGCAGTGGCCCAAAGAGAAACTCTCTTCAGTAGTACTGGAAAGCCCAAACCCAAGTTCTCTTTACCACAGCTTTCCTCTTTTCATATTTTTCTTAAACTCTTTACTGGTTTGTCTTTTCTTGTTGAAACGAGCTCCTCTCCTTGATCACACCTTGCTACACCAAACACCGActcgattaaaaaaaaaaacacacacacaccatgccaCAGAGGCCAAAGAGCATTCTCCAAGTATGTGACCTCACTGCCCAGCTAGACCTGCAGTCTACCTCTCAGTCTGCATGACAGACTCACAGTGGGCCCTCCACCAGACCGTGCTAGATAACTAGCTGTGTAGCATGTAGTTCCAGTCTGTACAAGGCTGGAAAACAAACCGTCAAAGAGATTTTAGTGTAAATAGAgaactccaaaaaaaaaaaaaaacttgaagaaaaacaaagcagagtggaagaagacgaagaagaaaaggGGAAAAAAGAAAACGGATTAATATCCTTTAAATGCGTAAGGGTATTTGCATAGAGCTTTTGTAAAGACTGTCTCAGATTCCAAAGCTCATAACCAAAATTTTACATGTCTGTTGATTTAATTTTTGAACGTGTTTGTTTTCAATGACAAACTGCAGAGCGGACGTCTGTATGGTGAAGGGGTGAGAATTGCAGCCGGCATAGGTAAGCTGAGCACCAATAGACTGTGGTGGTGCTAGAATGCTGCTTCACCTCCTAAAAGCCAATGATGAGTCTTCTGTTGTACATGTACTCCTTGTATGttcctttattgaaaaacaacccaAATAGCACAGTTGATAAAAGGCCAGTTTGTCCTGAAAAGGGTAAACTATTTTTATAGCACTCAACCATTCTACTGTAAATGGAAACTCTAACCAAACTCAAATTTGCATTGTGTGTGTTTAGTAATAGTTTATTATGAAATTTTATGGATCGACATGAACTGTCTTGCTTCAATATAATAATGTCATGATGACGAAAGTATTGTGACGGCTTTCGTACGTTCAGGCAAGAAGACTTACTGCCTTTCCATTCTATTTGAATATACCAATGGCTTACCAATGTTAGGTGATGACTGTAAAGCTTTCGATGCTCAGATCAACTTGGCTCCACTTCAGATGTGACTTAAACATGACAACCGTCTGTTTTTCAAACAAAAGAGGCCTGGTTAAAATTTGAACTAAGCTTTACGTGAAATCTACACAAAACCTCTCAGTGCGTCAAAGATCTGAGCTTTTCACCTCTGAGTGATTGTTACAAAAAAATCTTATTGAAACTAAAGTGTTTAATAATGTGAGGGGGTAAATGTACAGTATTTAGCTTTTGTATGGTTGACTCGAGACTTCATTGGATGTTTGACACTTAGCTCTCTTTTCCACATATATTGAGCTTCTCCGCAAAGTAGAGGAAAAACTTTGGATGTTATTGATGTTATTTTTGTACACTTAATTTATTCTCCCTTTCCCCTCCATGCCTACTTTTCTCTTGTTTCTCTCTTGCAATTCTTCCTCTGTTCATTTATGACCAGTCCTTATTCTACCtgtaataatattgataatataacaataatagctaaacaataattaATGCTTTAAGACAAAAATCCAAAGACGTGATAATACTTTAACCATATTTCCTACAAAAATAAGCGCTACTGTTTACTTGACGATGTACTGCTGTTTTTGAAGAAGGAAGGAGTCCCTCTATCTAAGCTACTGTTTTTTTCTGCCTCTCATAAGCACACTGGAGACTGTAACCAAAACCCCAAACTAGAGCCATGGCAGTCTGTAATATAGCGGTTGAAGAGTTTTACTTCTCTTGAAAAATGTtgccgtttatttttcttttatacCATAGTGTTAAACTTCAGCCCTTAAGGATGTCCAGTTTGCTGCTAATGTACTGTAGTTTCTAATGATATTGTAGGAAGATGCATGCTCTGATCGCTTTACCACTAGGCTTTAATGACTACAAACTGTAATGATACCTGTGATGCTGTTGATAAACTGCCCCTCTGTTATTCTGTTCACGATGAAAGGATATGTGGGGCTCGATTCCATCAAGTTTGTTTTTCAGTGTCTTACTCACTCCTactcagaagaaaaaaaaaaggctttCGTAGACGAGGAACGTGTTTTCAAGCTTCCGCATTATTTTGGTGTTCATTTCTCAAGCTACATGAAGATTCTGCGTTGATATTTGAAGGAGTTAAGCCCCAAACCTGGTACGGTGTCTTTCTGTGTTGCAGCGTCTTTAGTCAGTAGTCCGGCTGCGACAGCTTTGCGGACTCTGTCCGGCATTGCAGCCAAGTTTTCCAAAGGAAATGGACTTACTCTTGTCGTGTTTCGTTCTTAAACCAACCAATGTTTACGACAATACCAATGAGCTTTCTTCTGTGCAGAAATGTGCATTCCAAATACC is drawn from Nothobranchius furzeri strain GRZ-AD chromosome 4, NfurGRZ-RIMD1, whole genome shotgun sequence and contains these coding sequences:
- the LOC107388856 gene encoding zinc finger homeobox protein 3, which translates into the protein MDTGEGGGGDGGGGEERDADLSPQALSLPLLTQAIVPEQGSPSRISAMAPAKEPLTLPQQGEVGAEGSQAREGGGQKEGGQHSQAENEGHQKYGKKEDFMEGSLSGQRKGEGKVHACVGEASFKGGLPAALSNRGGEEEKEEEEAISNQSQTKSKCSLLPQQSQHSSSSSTAKASGTLDSKTAASPKPSNPSFLSPKPFPFSPTSPKHFSCPSSSSALLSETEVKDIKGDQGWISGFHQSFRSQQSSMAFPLVGIEPASSPAEDDVPTGVPHSSISSGNGAKAPEPNDSQLDTVVDEEKDKEEDQKDAVLKNLNQDLSPNSLTSHMAIMHSRNSCKTLKCPKCNWHYKSQHTLQVHMKEKHPETGGQCVCGVSAGKCVCGGATRDVCAYCSSGKPHPRLARGETYACGYKPYRCKVCDYATSSKGNLSIHMQSDKHLNNVQSGGHANGPVHASLITNNSSSNGQAADEQHYNKLPLSVASPTAQPNKVPPPAHSHSHGKRWRCDVCDYETSIARNLRIHTTSEKHTHNMLRLQRGYYLSQCRSLAPHLKHLQNPGAELSLSMRLASQQVAEQQPVTFGSTLTPSPSPSPSPPPAPSLSPNGPLSQGVFQCLVCSCFSSDSLESVEQHLNASRSLPQSEWCSLVAGGCHCRLCGYTTPLRANFSLHCQTDRHRTRYQLAAHLQEGGDRGQEGAALIAKGNPVQLRCNLCDFVTSSLEKLQGHSLTSQHEASIRVYRFLQQYDGEVDGGSWLFHCLLCNHSSSSKLQVLKHSQTSAHQQREGLLQLQPMGGEELAAIFTIRKSPDGVTDELIEDMETSSVSSTDPLDTTKDTSNVGEKISEETEKTKAEEGEKEESLPSLKRPSPGCGEMDDSIVTKRPRTHQQNENQQTVQCPLCQVKLAHTHLRQHLTHVHNVAQDCVDKLISAVTPSLEQAQPPSESQLQADLLLDDIQKKKITKNNNCSYSADSNASADSPKNKGVLVENADGDIATPKDVTALLTPPLEDNNTHPFNGTLALQSPTQTPPSSPPTSPPSDPLPFSDRHGYRFRCSRCSLAFPTQKKLQLHWQYHAMRAATECPLCSRQCRSQEALQRHMQNAHSQQDNTQGQSTLLPHPTVQYMEHSTNSVQQDFTLSPQVGQEAGEDDDAELDEEVLGIDEREEQKEVDIKEKEGASEVGGVDENLTDLDKGTHEEIVSEPISSSAVKKSSNPTMDRYLDPSRPYKCAICSESFTQKTILLVHYNSVSHLHRARRALQDSGASAAAPETPRGPDARPYRCRLCGVGYSQSSTLDIHLRSVLHQTRARAAQNSTQQSSASTLAVPTSTPTTSAQAATSKEETSKSLSVAKKLNGVSCSTSSVVSLGLLAETQPPLSDPIDSQQAKKKVAELLASRNQLMLLQQQQQIAQAQAQVQAQLQQQTALLQSQAIHSLSPENLLKQHFSLVPDNLLSLQQQLLLPFYLSGDVKLNPDLTIKSSDFGHLVSLSSLLKEQVKAEAKTESHADGKETKKPCSKSSVNQPLDLSQNEDTVDVCSGSSNEQKGKEHFNSGSEEDKEDVHNSDQNKNLKTETVSSSFAVPRSQCPPPRVPYAAANGEPLKALLQSYGYEMALQYLQSRHRHQQQILPPVSLCKITMCSQIKRDGFSQLQKEKLEDCNNNNKGVEENEEKKVTENEPPAKQEKKCCETGEKCRDCGKLFSDALILKSHQEYIHRTLFPTAALEKFSREYRLQYDQMYPIAESKSVENLNACTQASAPTSTPDKCTEQEPTTESMKSQGKSLESPPLLSVSDSIAKVNDTTQCLKNTPGASSQSSSSQPQEPQQQEAPVPGSSTTALSQITTPLTLPLPKLPMLPLSLPQLPLPPLTIPKLPLPPIPFPMELPLLPPVVMQSMALQTQPWLDSSINPELAKLYQAQLNPALLGQQPQLSPALLAPQSQPSPALLGPPPQLSPTLLNHSTQPTQTGQQSQISPSIPEQQQGKRTRTRISEEQLSVLKNHFDINSLPSDEEINKMSALSGLPHKVIKHWFRNTLFKERQRDKDSPYNFNNPPTTALEESREDVSKKQCLTLSPCSPSPGLTTNASPPSQPVGEHHRGRRSSRTRFTEQQLETLQGVFEATPYPREEEYDRLSALLSLPNRVIVVWFQNARQRARKNQDRGADDGLDGKNQLDNIDGEKNGSSKTDVNNQDNNYENEGQADSQNENSMDLTYEYYTHPDSPALDSSTYSESEHTTPGNEQTSTARKQEDIVSCQANSNPAPVHTRNKVLDTDIHQKGTSQPTESGSCQQPASPPEKHPTLIASSSQKTLSPISSVSRSDQRSAHSPDCDQSFEKVAESLPSPPSSLESEEIPTRLTDATACLFTETQPQLKAQAQFQCSLCPLSLPSFQLWQEHQTRHLLAAQSQVQLFHQGFTDRTMPYMMLHPNHTLMASQMLSGAMSQIPPNPTHPMISHLNNIQMKSTFSDPSISPLNNSLTTLKQSTKHASENSSEGQRGNREIEDEHRRDKRQRTTITPEQLEVLYQRYSLDSNPTRGVLESIARDVGLTRRVVQVWFQNTRARERKGQFRSVGPGTSFTLGLNHLRCPFCRALFKVKSALDAHIRSRHWAEAERAGYNLSVGSGSNGQTVMAMSSVMERPGPSISSKSIPNPGYEITNKDLTMKLPVASLSSSIMVKNHEENVEYEEDDEDFPCEDSSSMTDQGLPSPGVSGDLCSDWSETLTQQQQQQRQRTQMSHFQVLQLKDFYRNHRTPNRLECERLGRELGLPPRVVQVWFQNARAKEKRARSLTSDSAEREQADLSAGAVERDRA